From Candidatus Xianfuyuplasma coldseepsis:
CCCAAGGCAACAATGTCGATATATTCCAATGCTTCTTCACCGATTAATGCTTGGGCAAGTTTAAAGGCGACACCGACTCCAGCAAGTGGTTTAAATGGATACTCGCATAACTGTGTATGAAGAATACTGAATGCATTGGGTAATTCCGCTTCACTTTCATGATGATCGGTAACAATCACGTCAATATTATTCTCCGTTAGAATTTTGACTTCTTCGATACTCTTAATACCATTATCTACTGTGATGACAAGGTCGTATCCTTCATTGACGATATCAAAGGTTTTGGAATAGGATAATCCATACCCATCAACAAATCGATTGGGAATGTCATAATCAATTTTTGCACCGAGTTCTTGCAGAACCCTGTATATTAAAAATGTACTCGTAATTCCATCAACATCGTAGTCACCATACACTAAAATGGATTGCTTATTTTCAATCGCATGCATAATCCGGTCAACTGACTTTTGCATGTCCTTTAGGAGGTAGGGATCATGAAAAGAACGTTCATCCAACTGGAATAACGCTTGGTAGTTATCAACGCCTCGAGCGCGGTAAATGTCCCTGACCAAATTATTTTGATCAAGATCCTTATTTTTTATTTTCCATGTAAACATCTGTATCTCCTAACCTTTGATTGCTATCGACCGCCTACATTTTCTCTGGTGCACTTACACCAATTAATGAAAGTGCGTTTTGTAAGACGATTTGACAAGCATTTAGAATTGCTAAACGTTCTTGTGTCTTTAACTGGTCATCTTGAATGACATAATCGGAATTATAAAAACTATGAAATGCTGTAGCCACTTGATAGATGTAGTTTACCAATCGATGTGGTTGTCGCGATTCCGCTGCAGATTTAATAACTGCGGGGTACTGTGAAAGAAGGACAACGAGCTCGATTGTCTTATCGTTATCGATTGTTTTAAATGTATGTTGTTTGTGATCAAAGTCGATTCCTTGAACGGATGCTTTCTCAAAAATACTATGTATACGAGCATGCGCATATTGCACATAATATACCGGGTTTTCATTGGTTTGGCGGATGGCTAAATCCAAATCAAGATCCATTTGCGAATTCAAGGAGCGTGCAGCAAAGAAATATCGGATTGGGTCGGCACCGACTTCATCAATTAAATCGCCCAAAGTAATCGCCTTACCACTGCGCTTAGACATTTTCACCTCTTCACCGTTTTGCAAAACTTTCACCATCTGTAATAAGTCAACTTCTAATAAATCACTACGTCCACCAATCATTTCAATGGCCGCTTTTAGCCGTGAAATATATCCGTGATGATCACTACCAAGAATATCAATCAGTTTTGTATACCCACGATCCAACTTGTTTTTATGATAGGCAATATCCGGGGTAACATATGTGAAATTCCCGTCACTCTTAATGATGACACGATCTTTTTCATCACCGTACTCACTGGTTTTTAACCAAATTGCACCATCTTTCTCATAGGTGAAGTCATTGTTTTTCAAATACGTGACAACTTTATTTACTTCGTCGTTCTCATATAGGCTTTTTTCACTGAACCAAATATCAAATTCAACGCCAAAACGGTCCAAGTCAACGCGTAATCCATCTAATAAGCGATGCACGCCAAAATTGCGGAAGAATGCTTCACCATCTTCGTCGACAAACCGTTTTCCATATTCCTGTTGTACTTCTTTTGCCAAATTAATAATTTCTGGTCCGAAATACCCATCGTCAATCATCGGATAGTCCGGATTAAACAATTGTTGGTAGCGTGCATTAATGCTTTTCGCGAGATTATTAATTTGATTACCAGCATCATTAACATAGTATTCACGTGTCACTTGGTATCCAGCTTTGTTCAATATTCGTGCTAAGGAATCCCCTGCTGCTGCACCTCGGGCATGACCGATATGAATTGCTCCAGTAGGATTTACCGAAACAAACTCAATGTTGTAATGTTGTCCATTTCCAATAGTAAGATCACCATAATGGAATCCTTCTTGATTAATGACATTGACAGTATCCAAAACAAACGATGGGTCTAAATAGAAGTTAATAAAACCCGGTTTTGCGACTTGAACCTCTTTCAGTGGCAGATTATCGATAGATAATTGTGCAACAATGTCTTCTGCAATTAACAAGGGGGCTTTTCGTGCAACCCGTGCATATTTCATGGCAATGTTTGACGAATAATCGCCATTACTATTGTCTTTTGGCACTTCAAGTTCGATCTCAATTGCGTCATCAAACCACGCCAAACTTTGTAATGCTGCTGCTATTTCATCTTTAATTTTTAGTTGTAGTTGTTCAATGTTCATTCGTATCACCTATGTGTTTATTTTTATTTCGATGTCTAACCCATTACTTGAAGCGATAAATTGATCAATGCTAATAAAGTGTACACCCCATTCACCAAGTGTAATTAGGGTGTCTTTATCATAGTTGATTCGTGCTTCAAGTACTTTATTCTGTGTGTTATTTTCAATACAAACTTTCATATCTTCTAACGTCATATGATACAGCATGATCATATCACATGCAGATTGTTGTGCTTCAACAAACGATGCTATTGATGTTACTTGAACCTCAATTATCACATTGTGGTCAATTTGATTCTTGATTTGATTCACCATGTCAATGATTGTTCGATTTGAAACACTGTGGTCTTGTGTAATCACGGCAATGTCATGAAGATTCACTGCATGATTGATACCACCACCATCAATAACTGCTTGCCGTTCTAAATGACGAATACCTGGAGTTGTTTGTCTCGTATCAAGAATTTTGGCATCTGTATGTTCAATTAACTGTACATATTTTGACACAACAGATGCAATACCACCCATATGACGAAGAATATTCAATGCAATCGTTTTGCCATGTAGAATTGATTTCAAAGAACCACTCAATATAGCTATTATATCGCCATTTTCTACAAATGACCCATCTGGATTCAGGACTTTTATATAGATCGATTGATCCAACATATCATATAGTTGTTGGACAATATCAATCCCACTAACCACACCAGTCTCATGAGCAATGATGATTGCTTCACACATTTCTGATTCAAGTACATGATCAGTTGTGATGTCTCCTTGTCCTAAATCTTCTCCAATGACACGTTCAAGAAAGGATTGAATTTTGTTGTTCATAGTACGATCCTATAATTTTAAATCTAATTGTTCAAAACGAAGTTTCTTACTGTTTGTTTCTACCAATTTCATCCATTTCGCACTTCGTCCTTTTCCAAGTGGTCGAATTTTTTTGTCGTCACGTAATCGTTTTAGGGTACGATTGATTGTTGAGTCAGAAATATATGGATGAACATTACGAATGTCATCTTTACTAAAAATTTCTGGTAGTTTTAAGATGGTGTTTTCAACATTATCGGATTTATTCAAGTGTTTATCAAACTGATAGTCGCGAACAAGATCGTTCAACGTTTCATATGCATTCATTGAAAATTCGAGTACTAATTGATGCAATGGTAAAATCTGGGCATAGCCCATTTCCCAGTTGAAACTAGATCGAATAACGGCTTCATTAAAGTCTTCACGACGTTTATAGAGCAACTCAAAGAAGCTGATGTATTCAAACACTTCGTACCCACTTGTTAATAGCAATATAAACATCAACATCAATCCAACTTCTTGATTTTTGTCATAAAACGGATTGATATGTATGAAATCAATGTAAAAATTCATAATGATATAAGCAACTTCATACTCTTGATGCTCAAGTGCACGTTGATATAAGTGGATTAACTGTTCTAAGGATTCACGAGTACTTCCATTCTTACTGGTTAATAAGGAGGTTGTTTTGCCTGTAGATTTTAGTTTACGAAATTGCAGTTTTTGAGGGGTAACCAAATCGGAATACAAAAATCGTGCTAAGTCTTGAATTTCCGAGACGAGCAACTCAAATGAATCTGCATCCTCGTGGATTTTAATAAACGCATTGTAAATTTGAAGAACCAACCGTTCTTCTTTGTTTTTTGTTTTTACACCCTTATAAATCAACGACTTAAACCGTGCATCCGAGACTTTAACATCAAATAATCGTGAAAAATAATACGTATTATTACGTACCGTTTGTCGCACCATTACTTCATAATCGCCCTCTAATACATCATGATTGTGTCGATTATTTCCAATCGACTTGTACAGTCGAATATAATCCATAATCACATCGTTTGGTATTTGAGTGCGTGTAAGATTTTGCATACAATTCATAAATTCACCTCAAACATAACAATTATATATATATTTTACTATATTTGACAATAATTTCAATGGAAAAAGCGTATATTTGTAGTCATTTACGAAAAATGATGAATATAATAAGAAAAAAAGTAGCGAGGCTACTTTTTATTCAAATAATTGTTGTTGAACAATTTCGTGATCTTCTTCTCGTACGTAGTCCGATAGTGGTGTAATGGAAGGATCTTCTTCCACTTGTTCAATATCCATAAACAATGGTGTTCCTTTTTTCGGTCTTACAAACTGTTTACCATTTTCGGATTTTTCATATTTTACATCAAACGCATTTACCAATACTTCCTGCGTCGTTGTATTAATACGAATGATTACACGGTTCTTATATTGTGTGGCGTTCATGATACATGTATCTTGTACTAAATGAGGGTTCGATCGAACGATTTTATACATTTGAACACCTTTGTTCGTTCGGCGTTTTTTTGGAATTTCCGTTACACCAATTCGTTTGATATGACCACGGTTCGATAATACTAAGAGATCGTGATGATTTTTCAGAACAATTCCCGAAGCAAGATGTTGCTTGGATGAAAGATTCATCCCCTTAACACCTTTAGCAGTTGTTGATGTTAAAGGAATTTCATTCAGGTTGAATCGCAATGCTTCACCACGTTGTGAGAAGATGATAACTTCTGCATCGGGATTATCGGTAATGTCGATCGCAACTACTTCATCACCCTTGTTTAGTGCAATCGCACGGATTGTTTTGGTATATCGTGACACATCAAAGTCAGCAAGAGCCGTTTGTTTAATCAAATTCTTCTTGGTAACAAACAGTAGTGATTTAGGTTCAGAGAAGTCATTAATCCGTAGAACCTTGATGATAAATTCATCTTCTTCTAATTGAACTATGTTGTTAATGTGCGTACCTAAATCACGCCATTTATAGCTTGGTATCTTGTATACAGGCAAGTAAACATAATTCCCCTTGTTGGTAAACATCAAGATTGTATTCAGGGTTGATACCTCATCAACAAAGATCATTGAATCATTATCACGTAGTGTTACTTCCTCTGTTGCACGATACGAACGAATCGATGTCGATTTTATATATCCTTCTTTTGTGATACCAACAACTACTTGTTCCTCAGCGATTAGTTCCTCTTCAGAAATTGTAATTTTCTCGATTTCTTCTTCAATATCTGTTAATCGTTTTGTCGCTAATTTACGCTGAATGGTACGAAGTTCATCAACGATAACTCGTTCTAACTCGGTCTCATTATTCAAAATGAGTTGAAGTTCAGCAATGGTTTCTTGTAATGATCGCATTTCTTCTTGCAATGATTTGATATCGGTTGAAGACAATCGATATAGTTGTAAAGTAACAATAGCTTCTGCTTGTTCTTCACTAAATTTAAAGGCTTTCGATAATTTTGTTTTTGCGTCTTTTTTATTTTTAGATGCACGGATAAGGACAATTACTTCATCCAAGACATCCATCATTTTAATAATACCATCCACTACATGGAGTCGTTTTTCCGCTCGACGAAGGTCATAATTCGATCGGTTTGTAATGACTTCTTTCTGATGTAGAATATAGGCATCTATAATTTGCAGCACACCCATTAGCATCGGACGTTTGTTATTAATAGCGACCATATTGTAGTTATATGATTTGGTTAAATTTGTCTTTTTTAATAAAAAACTTTCGATAACTTGCGGATCAAATCCTTTTTTTACATCAACAACGATCCGTAACCCTTCACGATCGGATTCGTCACGGACTTCATCGATTCCATCAATTTGCTTTTTGATACGGATATCATCAATCTTACGAACCAAAGCGGCTTTGTTAACTTCATAGGGAATTTCAGTCACTATGATTTGCTGATTTTCTATCATTGTCCGAGAGCGGATGATGATCCGACCACGGCCCGTTTCAAAGGCTTTACGGATTTCATCTTTTCCTTGAACAATCGCGCCTGTTGGAAAATCTGGACCACGCATTATCTTTATGACATCGTCAATGGTAATATCGGGTTTCTCTATTCGCTTGACAACGGCGTTAATTACTTCACGTAAATTATGGGGAGGAATTTCGGTTGCATATCCAGCACTAATCCCAGTTGCTCCATTGCATAGTAAGTTTGGATAACGTGATGGAAGAACGGTTGGTTCATATTCTTCATCATCGAAGTTCGGTACAAAATCAACGGTCCGTTTTTCAATATCTTGTAAAAGTATTTCGCTCGCAGCTGACATCCGCGCTTCTGTATAGCGCATTGCCGCAGAGGAATCACCATCAATGGATCCGTTGTTACCATGCATGTCTACGAGGGGTGTTAGCATCTTCCAAGTTTGACTTAAGCGTACCATTGCATCATAAACGGATGTATCACCATGTGGATGGTATTTACCGATGACATCGCCAACAATACGGGCCGATTTCTTATATGGTTTATCGCTAAACATTCCTAGTTTAAACATCGAGTATAAAACTCGACGTTGTACTGGTTTTAGTCCATCTCTAACATCTGGGAGTGCACGATCTTGGATGATGTATTTGGAATATCGACCAAAACGTTCACCAACAATGGACTCTAAATTTTCTTCAATGATTTTTTGATCGACAAATTCGCTAATCAAATCAACTGTTTTTTTCGCCATGTCCATACCACCTAAATCTTGAAGTCATCTTCGATAGAGAATGTAACATTATTTTCAATCCACTCTCGTCGAGGTTCTACTTTATCCCCCATAAGGGTACTAATTCGTTGATCGGCATCTGCTAAATCTTCAATTTTCACTTGAATCAAGGTTCGGCTTTTGGGATTCATTGTTGTTTCCCACAATTGATCGGCATTCATTTCACCAAGACCTTTGAATCGTTGAATATTGTACGACTTAACAGAACGTACAATACGTTCTAATTCATCATCATCCCATGCATATTTAATGATGGTTTTATTTTTATTTCGATACGATATTTTATATAGAGGTGGGAGGGCTATATATACTTTACCTGCTTCAACAAGTTCTCGCATATAACGGAAGAAAAATGTCAGTAAAAGTACCTGAATATGTGCTCCATCCGTATCGGCATCTGTCATGATAATAACTTTATGATAATTGCATTTCTCCAAATCGAAATCAGGACCTAAGCCTGCACCAATCGTATGAATAATCGTGTTAACTTCTTCATTCTTTAACACGTCTTCAATTTTTGCTTTTTCTGTATTGATTACTTTTCCGCGAAGTGGTAGGATTGCTTGAAAGCGGCGATCTCGACCTTGCTTCGCACTACCACCGGCACTATCTCCCTCAACGAGATACAGTTCGTTTAGTTCTGGGTTCTTATTTTGCGCCTTGGTTAGTTTACCAGAAAGGTTAATTTCAATTTTACTTTTTTTCCGTTCTAAACGGGCTTCTTCTCGAGCCTTTCGAGCGGCATCTCGAGCCATGCGTGCTTTAAGAGATTTTTCAATCAAGGTATACGTTAAATTACTATTCTCTTCGAAAAAGTACGTTAATTTTTCCGAAACGACTTGTTCAACTGCTGTTCTGGCATCCGGTGTTCCCAATTTATTTTTTGTCTGTCCTTCAAACTGTAATAGATGCTCCGGGATTCGAATCGACAAGACAGTTGTAAGTCCTTCGCGAATGTCAACGCCATCTAGCTTCGTTCCGTTCTTAATTAAACCAACCCGCTGTCCATAATCATTAAACAGCTTTGTTAAGGCTGATTTGTATCCTGTTTCATGGGTACCGCCATCGCGTGTACGGACATTATTGACAAAGGATACCAGTTGTTCCGAGTAGGATTTTGTAAACTGGAATGCCACTTCAACTTCGATTTCTAATGCTTCACCTTCTAAAAATCGAGGATCATGGATGCCGTTTCGATTCTCATTAATAAATTCTACATAGGAAATAATTCCATCATTATATAGGAACTCTTCTTTTGTTTTGGATCGTTCATCAACAAGGAAAATGCGCAATCCTTTTAGCAAAAATGCACTTTCACGTAAGCGTTCTGAAATGGTTTGATAATTAAAGACACTGGTAGAGAACAACTCACTATCCGGTTTAAATAAAACCGTTGTTCCTGTTTTTCTCGTATCACCAATAACTTCGAGTTGAGATACGCGACTACCGCCATCTTCAAATCGAATTTTATAAATTTTGTTGTTACGATATACCGTAACATCGACATATTTACTTAGGGCGTTTACAACACTAGCTCCAACACCGTGCAGACCACCAGAAACTTTGTATCCTCCTGCTTGGCCAAACTTCCCCCCAGCATGAAGTCGAGTATAAATGATCTCAATTGCTGTTTTTCCACTCTCATGTAGTCCAACCGGAACTCCTCGTCCATTATCGGACACTTCAATGCTGTTGTCTTCTTTGATGGTTACTCGAATCTCAGTTCCGAAACCGGCGAGTACCTCATCAATGGAATTATCAACTATTTCCCATACTAAATGATGAAGCCCTCGAGCATCTGTACTACCGATATACATACCGGGACGTTTGCGGACAGCTTCCAGTTCTTCTAATATCTGAATTGATGTTTCGTCATATATTGGTTTGTTCATTTCCATGTTGTACACATCCTATTCATTGAACTACAATTCTATATTATAACAAAATGAAAATCATTTTTGTAGTGTAAATTTGAAAATGATATGTTATAATGATTTGCGTATTCCCAAATTGGAGTTGATTTTTATGTTATTTAAAGTTGGTTTGTTGATCATAAGTTATTTACTGGGGAGCATCCCATTTTCCATTATATTAGGTACAAAATTCAAAGGAATTGACGTTCGCCAACATGGTAGTGGGAATCCAGGTGGAACCAATTCATTACGATTTCTCGGAAAGAAAATTGGCATGTTTGTTCTGATATTAGACGGTTTAAAAGCTGGATTAATTGTTCTCCTAATTCAGTTTGATGTCATCGATTCAGCAACAGTATTTCATCCACTAGCATACGGGGTTGCTGCAGCATTTGGACATGTGTTTAGCATCTACATAAAATTTAAAGGTGGTAAGGCAGTTGCTGCTACAGTCGGTATGATGATTGCCTATAATCCATTGATGGCCCTGATCATGTTTTTCATATTTATGGGTATCTTAAAAGCCTTTAAATATGTAAGTGTATCATCAACAGTAACGGTGTTTTCAGCAATTCTTATTGGTGCCATATTCCAAGATTGGTCAATGATTCCATATATGGCAATTCTATTCGTTTTAGTAGTATTTAGACATCGACAAAACTTCAAAAATATCAAGCAAGGTATTGAGCCCAAAGTTACTTGGATATAGAAAAGATTAATCGCTTGATTAATCTTTTTTTTGTCTATACTCGAAAATCTCCTGTTGAACCATCTTACGATATTCTTCTTCATAAGGCTCCCAAAGTTCTATGTAATTACCAAAAGGATCTTGAAATTGAGCAAACTTCCCATAATTATATTCAGCAACTTCACTCGTTATTTTACATCCTTGATTCTGTACTATTGAGAGCACTTCATCAATGGAATCAACTCTGAAATTAATATAGGGAACCCCTTCTTGATTGCTTCTGGTAAAGGAAACTAGTGTCAACTGGTCACCATCAATAAAACTGGTTCCATACGGACTCATATTCATTCCTAAATATTGCTCATACCAATCGCGAATTTCTTGATCGTTGCCTTTTAATCCTAAGAATACACCACCAACACCGGTAACTTTACCCATGATTGTTAATAAAATAAAAACCTCACAAAAGTAAGGTTTATTTTGCGTTTTGCATTGATTGCATAACTTGACGAACCTGTTTTTCAGAAGGTTTACGTCCCATTTGCATCATCATTGCACGAATCATATTTTCATTCACTGGTGGGTTTTCTCGTAAATACTTTTTGAAATAACGTTGTGACAAATAGAACCCTAATGCTCCACCGACTAATAACGCTCCGACTAAGTATAGGATCAATGCCCACGTTGCAACATTCACTAATAACATATTAATTCACTCCTTCACTAATTCTTTTATATTCTACTAAATATAGGGGCAAAATACAAGGTATTTGTTCACTATTCTGCACTAATTAATATGGATTGCAAAATGTAATTGGAAATATTATAATTAGTTTTGAAAATTGAACAATAATCCGAAAAAGGTGTTTACTTTTTTACCTTTATAACATACAATATAGATGTTAATAAGCTTATTAAGAGGAGGAATTAATATGCCAAGAAGAATTACCGAAGACTGTATCGCTTGTGCTGCATGTGTTCCTGAATGTCCAGTGGACTGTATTGAAGAAGGGGACATTTTTGTAATCGATGAAGATATCTGTATTGATTGTGGAGCATGCGAAGTAGTATGCCCTGTTGATGCAATTATCGAAGTGTAATTATTAAAAAAGAGGCTATGCCTCTTTTTTTATTTGACTTGATACGGATTTGTATTGACTTTGCTAATGTGTATAGGACAACCAATTCCTTTTTCTTTTAAGAATGATGCAAGACCATCGAGTGCGTGTTTTTCAATATTATGACCAACATCTAGAATCGTAAACCCTAGGTTTTTAGCGTCGAGTGCATGATGATAAGTAATATCACCACTAATATATGCGTCGACCCCTTTACTAATTGCGGTATTAATCACACTTGATCCACTTCCACCCGTTATTGCAATACGTTGATACGTCTCTTTGTCGCCACCAATAAGACGCAGACTATCCAACTGAAATACTTGTTTTACATAGGCAACAAGTTCATCGAGCGAGTATGCTTTGTCAAGCGTACCGATGACACCCAAGCTTTCTATTTCATTGATTGAATCGAGAGGTTCGGGATCATGAAGTTGTAACATCGAAGACAAATATAGATTCATTCCCATTGGCGCAACATCAAAATTAGTATGAGCAACATATAACGTAATTCCATGTTGAATCAGTTTTTGCAATAGTTGACCTAAATACGTCTCTGTATGAATTGTTTTAAGCGGTTTAAAGATTAGAGGATGGTGCAGCACAATCATGTTTGCGTTTTTCGCGAGTGCTTCATCAATTACTTCAAGTGTTAAATCCAAAGATATCACGATTCCGGTAATATCTTTATTGAGCGTTCCCACTTGCAATCCTACATTATCCCATTCATAAGCAGACTCCGTAGGAAAATAGGTTTCAAATATGGATTTAAATTCATTTCCGTTCATCCAGTACCTCCTCAATTAGAGTAATACGTTTTTCTACTTTTTGACGTTCTTCATCATCGTTAATTTGATTAACAATGGCTGTAAGAGCGTTTTTTTCTTTGGTCCATTTTTCAACAAAGTAGTATGGTTTTTGAATGCAATTAAGGGGACCAAATTCGACTTCAACTGGTGTTAAAGACGCTTTCCCTCGTTCGATTACAATCACTTCATAATACTTATTCCCATCTTTAAAAACCAACTCATCGACGATATGATAGGATAGTTCAGCCAAGGCTTCTCGAACAACAGGGATATTGGTATTTGGTTGTAAAATGAATCGTTTGATATTTTTGTGTTCTCCATTTTGAAGGATTTTCACAATCATTTCGCCACCCATACCACTAATGACAACTACATCTGTTTCATCATCAATCTTCGATAATCCTTCACCAAGAAGAACTGAAACTTTATCACTTACACGATACTTGCGAACGTTGGTTCGAGCTTGTAAAAATGGGCCATACTTATTGTCAATAGCTAGTGCACGATAGACATAACCACGTAATACTGCGGCTATTGGAAGCATTGCATGGTCAGTCCCAATGTCTGCTAATTTAACGAATCCATTTGTGTACTCAAGACAAGTTTCTAAACGTTTTGATAATTGCATTATTTTCCGTTCATGAAGTCTTTTAGTTTTTTGCTTCTTGATGGGTGTCGTAATTTGCGAAGTGCTTTGGCCTCAATCTGTCGAATCCGTTCACGGGTAACACCAAATTCTCGACCAACTTCTTCCAATGTGCGACTGCGTCCATCTAGTAATCCAAACCGCATCCGCAACACTTTTTCTTCACGATCTGTGAGTGTTTCTAAAACGGTGTCAAGTTCTCGTTTTAGCATCTCTTTAGACGTATACTCCATTGGAGTTAGGGTGTCAGGATCAGCAATAAAATCTCCCAAACTGGAGTCTTCTTCCTCACCAACAGGACTCTCTAGCGAGATAGGTTCTTGAGCAACTTTTTGAATGATTTGTACTTTTTCTACACTAATACCCATCCGTTCTGCAACTTCTTCAGGGTGAGGTTCACGTTTCAGTTCCTGGATTAATTGCCGTTGTGTTCGAACCAATTTATTGATGGTTTCCACCATATGAACGGGGATTCGAATCGTCCGCGCTTGGTCTGCAATCGCACGTGTTATCGCTTGACGAATCCACCATGTGGCATAGGTTGAAAACTTAAATCCCTTGGTGTGGTCAAACTTACCAACAGCTTTCATTAGTCCCATGTTTCCTTCTTGAATCAAGTCCAAGAATTGCATTCCTCGACCAACATACCGTTTCGCAATGGATACCACGAGACGTAAGTTTGCTTCAACGAGTTTGTTTTTCGCCAGTTCACCTTTAAACATGATTTGCTCTACTTGAAGCTTATATTCCGGACTGATTTCTTCACCGTTTGCCACCATATCATCAAACTGCTCTTTGGCGACAACGGCATTGGCAATGTCGGTTGCTAAATCAACTTCTTCGGATCCTTCTAGCAAATCAACGCGACCAATTTCTTTCAAATACATCCGAACGGGATCATCAACCTTGATGGATATCTGATTTTCAAATGATTTGTCGTGTAAAAGTTCTTCTTCAATGTCTTTTGTGAAATCCAAATCCAACACGATACTTGCATCTAATTCCTCTTCGTAATCATCGTCATCATCGTCGTCTTCCACAGGTAATTTGTACGTTACCATCTCAT
This genomic window contains:
- the argS gene encoding arginine--tRNA ligase, giving the protein MNIEQLQLKIKDEIAAALQSLAWFDDAIEIELEVPKDNSNGDYSSNIAMKYARVARKAPLLIAEDIVAQLSIDNLPLKEVQVAKPGFINFYLDPSFVLDTVNVINQEGFHYGDLTIGNGQHYNIEFVSVNPTGAIHIGHARGAAAGDSLARILNKAGYQVTREYYVNDAGNQINNLAKSINARYQQLFNPDYPMIDDGYFGPEIINLAKEVQQEYGKRFVDEDGEAFFRNFGVHRLLDGLRVDLDRFGVEFDIWFSEKSLYENDEVNKVVTYLKNNDFTYEKDGAIWLKTSEYGDEKDRVIIKSDGNFTYVTPDIAYHKNKLDRGYTKLIDILGSDHHGYISRLKAAIEMIGGRSDLLEVDLLQMVKVLQNGEEVKMSKRSGKAITLGDLIDEVGADPIRYFFAARSLNSQMDLDLDLAIRQTNENPVYYVQYAHARIHSIFEKASVQGIDFDHKQHTFKTIDNDKTIELVVLLSQYPAVIKSAAESRQPHRLVNYIYQVATAFHSFYNSDYVIQDDQLKTQERLAILNACQIVLQNALSLIGVSAPEKM
- the parC gene encoding DNA topoisomerase IV subunit A — translated: MAKKTVDLISEFVDQKIIEENLESIVGERFGRYSKYIIQDRALPDVRDGLKPVQRRVLYSMFKLGMFSDKPYKKSARIVGDVIGKYHPHGDTSVYDAMVRLSQTWKMLTPLVDMHGNNGSIDGDSSAAMRYTEARMSAASEILLQDIEKRTVDFVPNFDDEEYEPTVLPSRYPNLLCNGATGISAGYATEIPPHNLREVINAVVKRIEKPDITIDDVIKIMRGPDFPTGAIVQGKDEIRKAFETGRGRIIIRSRTMIENQQIIVTEIPYEVNKAALVRKIDDIRIKKQIDGIDEVRDESDREGLRIVVDVKKGFDPQVIESFLLKKTNLTKSYNYNMVAINNKRPMLMGVLQIIDAYILHQKEVITNRSNYDLRRAEKRLHVVDGIIKMMDVLDEVIVLIRASKNKKDAKTKLSKAFKFSEEQAEAIVTLQLYRLSSTDIKSLQEEMRSLQETIAELQLILNNETELERVIVDELRTIQRKLATKRLTDIEEEIEKITISEEELIAEEQVVVGITKEGYIKSTSIRSYRATEEVTLRDNDSMIFVDEVSTLNTILMFTNKGNYVYLPVYKIPSYKWRDLGTHINNIVQLEEDEFIIKVLRINDFSEPKSLLFVTKKNLIKQTALADFDVSRYTKTIRAIALNKGDEVVAIDITDNPDAEVIIFSQRGEALRFNLNEIPLTSTTAKGVKGMNLSSKQHLASGIVLKNHHDLLVLSNRGHIKRIGVTEIPKKRRTNKGVQMYKIVRSNPHLVQDTCIMNATQYKNRVIIRINTTTQEVLVNAFDVKYEKSENGKQFVRPKKGTPLFMDIEQVEEDPSITPLSDYVREEDHEIVQQQLFE
- the parE gene encoding DNA topoisomerase IV subunit B, with the translated sequence MNKPIYDETSIQILEELEAVRKRPGMYIGSTDARGLHHLVWEIVDNSIDEVLAGFGTEIRVTIKEDNSIEVSDNGRGVPVGLHESGKTAIEIIYTRLHAGGKFGQAGGYKVSGGLHGVGASVVNALSKYVDVTVYRNNKIYKIRFEDGGSRVSQLEVIGDTRKTGTTVLFKPDSELFSTSVFNYQTISERLRESAFLLKGLRIFLVDERSKTKEEFLYNDGIISYVEFINENRNGIHDPRFLEGEALEIEVEVAFQFTKSYSEQLVSFVNNVRTRDGGTHETGYKSALTKLFNDYGQRVGLIKNGTKLDGVDIREGLTTVLSIRIPEHLLQFEGQTKNKLGTPDARTAVEQVVSEKLTYFFEENSNLTYTLIEKSLKARMARDAARKAREEARLERKKSKIEINLSGKLTKAQNKNPELNELYLVEGDSAGGSAKQGRDRRFQAILPLRGKVINTEKAKIEDVLKNEEVNTIIHTIGAGLGPDFDLEKCNYHKVIIMTDADTDGAHIQVLLLTFFFRYMRELVEAGKVYIALPPLYKISYRNKNKTIIKYAWDDDELERIVRSVKSYNIQRFKGLGEMNADQLWETTMNPKSRTLIQVKIEDLADADQRISTLMGDKVEPRREWIENNVTFSIEDDFKI
- the plsY gene encoding glycerol-3-phosphate 1-O-acyltransferase PlsY, with the protein product MLFKVGLLIISYLLGSIPFSIILGTKFKGIDVRQHGSGNPGGTNSLRFLGKKIGMFVLILDGLKAGLIVLLIQFDVIDSATVFHPLAYGVAAAFGHVFSIYIKFKGGKAVAATVGMMIAYNPLMALIMFFIFMGILKAFKYVSVSSTVTVFSAILIGAIFQDWSMIPYMAILFVLVVFRHRQNFKNIKQGIEPKVTWI
- a CDS encoding VOC family protein → MGKVTGVGGVFLGLKGNDQEIRDWYEQYLGMNMSPYGTSFIDGDQLTLVSFTRSNQEGVPYINFRVDSIDEVLSIVQNQGCKITSEVAEYNYGKFAQFQDPFGNYIELWEPYEEEYRKMVQQEIFEYRQKKD
- a CDS encoding YneF family protein: MLLVNVATWALILYLVGALLVGGALGFYLSQRYFKKYLRENPPVNENMIRAMMMQMGRKPSEKQVRQVMQSMQNAK
- a CDS encoding DUF362 domain-containing protein, producing MPRRITEDCIACAACVPECPVDCIEEGDIFVIDEDICIDCGACEVVCPVDAIIEV